The Flavobacteriales bacterium genome includes a region encoding these proteins:
- the menA gene encoding 1,4-dihydroxy-2-naphthoate octaprenyltransferase — protein sequence MLKAFVKAARLRTLPLAIGSIAMGSALASFFYQHSWKITWLATLTAILLQILSNFANDYGDFKKGTDDKTRTDRALASGGLSEKQMKNALIVTAVLSTVVGVWLLFSAFKNINLSFIIWLFIGFMAIAAAIKYTAGKSAYGYRALGDLAVYLFFGLVAVLGVYVLHTNDLGRNFYVSILPASAVGLMATGILNINNIRDIEGDKANGKITLAVLLKKRNAEVYQLILYVLSFGLMYLFFDKTSGRVSFLFLLLVIPYFVLWLRLKSLSNNGTMRPTYNKLLKINVLLNLVWVAVCCFLLLF from the coding sequence ATGCTCAAAGCTTTTGTCAAAGCAGCTCGGTTACGCACATTGCCGTTGGCCATTGGTTCTATAGCCATGGGATCTGCCTTGGCATCCTTTTTTTATCAGCATAGTTGGAAGATTACGTGGTTGGCAACTCTAACCGCCATTTTGCTGCAAATTCTTTCAAATTTTGCAAACGACTACGGCGATTTTAAAAAAGGGACAGACGACAAAACCCGCACTGACAGGGCATTGGCATCGGGTGGTTTATCTGAAAAGCAGATGAAAAATGCCTTAATTGTTACGGCTGTTTTGTCAACCGTGGTGGGCGTTTGGCTGCTTTTTTCGGCTTTTAAAAATATTAATCTAAGCTTCATAATTTGGCTATTTATTGGCTTTATGGCTATTGCTGCTGCCATAAAATATACCGCCGGAAAAAGTGCTTATGGCTATCGGGCTTTGGGAGATTTGGCCGTGTATCTTTTCTTCGGTTTAGTGGCAGTTTTGGGTGTTTATGTGCTTCATACCAATGATTTAGGTCGAAATTTTTATGTAAGCATTTTACCTGCATCGGCTGTAGGGTTGATGGCTACCGGCATCTTAAACATCAACAATATCAGAGATATTGAGGGCGACAAAGCCAACGGAAAAATTACTCTTGCCGTATTGCTCAAAAAAAGAAATGCAGAAGTTTATCAGCTCATTTTATATGTACTCTCTTTTGGGTTGATGTATCTCTTTTTTGACAAAACATCGGGTCGGGTTTCCTTTTTGTTTTTGCTATTAGTTATCCCTTATTTTGTGTTATGGCTTCGTTTAAAATCATTATCAAACAACGGGACAATGCGACCAACATATAATAAACTACTAAAAATCAATGTATTACTAAACTTGGTTTGGGTGGCGGTGTGTTGCTTTTTATTGCTTTTTTAA
- a CDS encoding o-succinylbenzoate synthase: MIYSISKHILTFKKPAKTSRNTFLEREIYLVKFEENGLKGIGEAAPLAKLSIDDVENYEEMLHHFCQQICEGGQLQELDLERFPSIKFGLETALLNLKQQQANKIFDCSFFAGKPIKINGLVWMNELEAMYDEALQKIESGFSCIKFKVGTHDFDAECRLLEKIRKQFSTSKVEIRLDANGAFLVDEALIQLKELAKFDIHSLEQPIKKSSEPEWDSLAKICHESAIDIALDEELIGLNINIYGEKLINQTKPKYLILKPNLIGGFDAADHWVKLAKKHEIDWWATSALESNVGLNAIAQWVSQYDTKMPQGLGTGSLYENNIAMPLQIVSEFLRYNV, translated from the coding sequence ATGATCTACTCCATATCAAAGCATATTTTAACCTTTAAAAAACCTGCCAAAACCAGCCGAAATACTTTTTTGGAGCGGGAAATTTATCTTGTAAAGTTTGAAGAAAATGGTTTAAAGGGAATAGGCGAAGCCGCACCATTGGCCAAACTTAGCATAGATGATGTAGAAAATTATGAAGAAATGCTGCATCATTTTTGCCAACAAATTTGCGAGGGGGGGCAACTACAAGAACTGGATTTGGAGAGATTTCCATCTATAAAATTTGGACTTGAAACTGCATTACTAAATCTAAAACAACAACAAGCCAATAAGATTTTTGACTGCTCGTTTTTTGCCGGAAAACCAATCAAAATAAATGGATTGGTTTGGATGAATGAGTTAGAAGCCATGTATGATGAGGCTTTGCAAAAAATTGAATCCGGGTTTTCGTGCATCAAATTTAAAGTTGGCACACACGATTTTGATGCAGAGTGTAGATTGTTAGAAAAAATTAGGAAGCAGTTTTCTACATCAAAAGTAGAAATACGGCTTGATGCAAACGGAGCTTTTCTGGTGGATGAGGCACTCATTCAATTGAAAGAGTTAGCCAAATTTGACATACACAGTTTGGAGCAACCCATTAAAAAAAGCTCAGAGCCTGAGTGGGACAGTTTGGCTAAAATTTGCCACGAATCGGCCATTGATATTGCCCTTGATGAAGAACTTATTGGATTGAATATCAATATTTATGGAGAAAAACTAATCAACCAAACAAAGCCCAAATACCTTATTTTAAAACCCAACTTGATTGGTGGTTTTGATGCAGCAGACCATTGGGTAAAACTTGCTAAAAAGCACGAAATAGACTGGTGGGCTACATCGGCTTTAGAAAGTAATGTTGGGCTAAACGCCATTGCACAATGGGTGAGCCAATACGACACCAAAATGCCCCAGGGTTTGGGTACAGGAAGCTTATATGAAAACAACATTGCAATGCCATTGCAAATTGTTTCCGAATTTCTCCGATACAACGTTTGA
- a CDS encoding DEAD/DEAH box helicase, with protein MRISAQASFDIVYSISVHPQLGPVVEPYIVELTSAGNLSMVNQKVHSINADYFDKKLDENDYKAIKLLDECSPEFITKKFSKIAKIKPRDFFEKQFDDQLFQKRIRPHIEKKLAEALELIRNKKLYFTYFNNIVYQPIEWATESASVLFHLRRNETNTHYFATVKYNNHRLHFSQNNSLILSTSPCFLMAGNMLLHFENDFDGAKIKPFISRKFIEIPRASEEQYFKKFVVPLLEKNDVYAVGLEIVTERHEASPVIKLTRLLDGSFGVVLAFNYGIHEFPYHSLKKVSVSLHKTGDSYIFKRIKRSSQWEEIKKQTLEMYGLHQVAGSEFSFENATSEHSVVEWAVQNKENLLKAGFRIKQNFSQEYSLEESSMHLVASMHDDWFDVHAKIILGGIEVSIKALRAAIKKGTNVYMLPNGEVAVIPQKWIDQIQGLALFSQSEDELKLKKQHIGIVEPLLRGNDLAETKNQFIGVQDVELPLGFEGQLRPYQKAGFNWLYFLYRTRLGGCLADDMGLGKTVQSLAFLQKIKEESGGAENQEHQGQTELFSSNEKRKTSLLVVPTSLIYNWVVEAKKFTPDLKILRHVGLERQKHTSFFSKYDLVITTYGTARNDMDFLKNFHFEIVILDESQFIKNPTSQLAKKINLLQAQLKITLTGTPIENTITDLWSQMNFVNAGLLGNYKFFEKQFVQPIEKQFDIVKSEQLQQIIKPFVMRRTKMQVATDLPPKTEQIVYCDMTELQQDIYEKTKSTYRNMILDSVQKNGLAKSRIQLLAGLTKLRQIANHPLLDNPDYEGDSGKFEQIEQMLFTALEENHNLLIFSQFVGHLSLVENLLKQNEIDYSYLDGSTPQMQRKKEVERFQNNEKRVFLISLKAGGFGLNLTAADYVFLLDPWWNPAAENQAIDRTHRIGQTQNVFSYKFVTNNSVEEKIIGLQNRKKELSNSLIKTEESYIKQVTLEDIEQIFG; from the coding sequence ATGAGAATTTCGGCCCAGGCTTCGTTTGATATTGTTTATTCCATTTCGGTTCACCCACAATTGGGGCCGGTGGTAGAACCCTATATTGTGGAGCTTACAAGTGCCGGAAACCTATCTATGGTTAACCAAAAAGTACACTCTATAAATGCAGACTATTTCGACAAAAAGCTGGATGAAAATGATTACAAGGCCATAAAGCTTTTGGATGAATGTTCGCCAGAGTTTATAACCAAAAAATTCAGCAAAATAGCCAAAATTAAACCTCGCGATTTTTTTGAAAAACAGTTTGATGACCAACTTTTTCAAAAGAGAATTAGGCCACACATAGAAAAAAAATTGGCCGAAGCATTGGAGTTGATTCGAAACAAAAAACTATACTTTACCTATTTCAACAATATTGTTTATCAACCCATAGAGTGGGCAACAGAATCGGCATCTGTACTGTTTCATTTAAGAAGAAATGAAACCAATACGCACTATTTTGCTACGGTTAAATACAACAATCATCGACTTCATTTTAGTCAAAACAATTCGTTGATTTTGTCCACCTCTCCATGTTTTTTAATGGCGGGTAACATGCTGCTACACTTCGAAAATGATTTTGACGGAGCCAAGATAAAACCGTTCATCAGTCGAAAATTCATTGAAATTCCACGGGCTTCAGAAGAGCAGTATTTTAAAAAATTTGTGGTTCCACTGCTCGAAAAAAACGATGTATATGCTGTTGGGTTAGAAATTGTAACAGAGCGGCACGAAGCATCGCCGGTAATTAAACTTACGCGACTTTTGGATGGCAGTTTTGGGGTTGTTTTGGCCTTTAACTATGGCATTCACGAATTTCCGTATCACTCACTAAAAAAAGTGTCCGTCAGCCTGCATAAAACAGGTGATTCTTATATATTTAAACGAATTAAAAGGAGCAGCCAGTGGGAGGAAATTAAAAAACAAACCCTCGAAATGTATGGTTTGCATCAGGTGGCGGGTTCTGAATTTAGTTTCGAAAATGCCACCAGCGAGCATTCTGTAGTGGAATGGGCAGTTCAGAACAAAGAAAATTTGCTGAAAGCAGGGTTTCGAATCAAACAGAATTTTAGCCAAGAATACAGCTTGGAAGAGTCATCTATGCACTTGGTGGCCAGCATGCACGACGATTGGTTTGATGTGCATGCCAAAATTATTTTGGGGGGAATAGAAGTATCGATAAAAGCACTGAGGGCGGCCATAAAAAAGGGAACAAACGTGTATATGTTGCCTAATGGAGAGGTGGCCGTAATACCTCAAAAATGGATTGATCAGATTCAAGGTTTGGCTCTTTTTTCTCAATCAGAAGATGAGCTAAAGCTGAAAAAGCAGCACATTGGTATTGTTGAACCATTGCTTCGAGGGAATGATTTGGCAGAAACCAAAAATCAGTTTATTGGAGTGCAAGATGTTGAATTGCCATTGGGTTTTGAAGGTCAACTTCGACCCTACCAAAAAGCAGGTTTCAACTGGCTTTATTTTTTGTATCGAACAAGGCTGGGGGGCTGTTTGGCCGACGACATGGGATTGGGAAAAACGGTGCAATCGCTGGCATTTCTTCAAAAAATAAAAGAAGAATCGGGTGGTGCGGAAAATCAGGAGCATCAGGGCCAAACGGAGCTTTTTTCGAGCAACGAAAAACGAAAAACAAGTTTATTGGTGGTGCCAACCTCACTGATATACAATTGGGTGGTTGAGGCAAAAAAGTTTACCCCTGATTTAAAAATATTGCGTCACGTTGGGCTGGAAAGGCAAAAGCATACTTCTTTTTTTTCAAAATACGATTTGGTTATTACCACCTATGGCACTGCCCGAAACGACATGGATTTTTTAAAAAACTTTCATTTTGAAATTGTCATTTTAGATGAAAGCCAATTTATAAAAAATCCAACCTCGCAATTGGCAAAAAAGATAAACTTGCTTCAGGCACAGTTAAAAATAACCCTTACCGGAACACCAATAGAAAACACGATTACAGATTTGTGGAGTCAAATGAATTTTGTGAATGCCGGATTGTTGGGCAATTACAAATTTTTTGAAAAACAGTTTGTACAACCTATTGAAAAACAATTTGATATAGTAAAATCAGAGCAACTGCAACAAATCATAAAACCATTTGTGATGCGGCGAACCAAAATGCAGGTGGCCACCGATTTGCCACCCAAAACCGAACAAATTGTGTATTGCGACATGACCGAATTGCAACAAGACATCTACGAAAAAACAAAATCAACCTATCGAAATATGATTTTGGATTCGGTGCAAAAAAATGGTTTGGCAAAATCAAGAATACAGCTGTTGGCCGGTTTGACTAAACTTCGCCAAATAGCCAACCACCCGTTGTTGGACAACCCCGATTATGAAGGAGATTCTGGCAAGTTTGAACAAATCGAGCAAATGCTTTTCACTGCTTTAGAAGAAAATCATAACCTGCTCATTTTTTCTCAATTTGTGGGTCATTTGTCTTTGGTAGAAAATCTGTTGAAACAAAACGAAATTGATTACTCGTATTTGGATGGCTCAACCCCCCAAATGCAACGAAAAAAGGAAGTGGAGAGGTTTCAGAATAATGAAAAACGGGTGTTTTTAATTTCATTAAAAGCCGGCGGTTTTGGGTTGAATTTAACCGCTGCCGATTATGTGTTTTTGTTAGACCCCTGGTGGAATCCGGCGGCAGAAAATCAGGCCATTGATAGAACACACCGCATTGGCCAAACACAAAATGTTTTCAGTTATAAATTTGTTACCAACAACTCGGTGGAAGAGAAGATAATAGGGCTTCAAAACCGCAAAAAGGAGCTAAGCAATTCGCTTATAAAAACC